DNA from Chloroherpetonaceae bacterium:
GAAATACTGGTGCAGGAAATACTACGCTACATAGTGGATTTACTGGTGGTGGGCAAGGAAATGCGTTACAAGGGGCTGTCGTTAATTCAGTGACCGATCCCGGTACAGGGGTAACTCAGTACTTTCAATTGGATAGTGTTGATGCACGAGGATTTAGTGGAATTTCAATTCAATTTGATGCCTTTGCCACTGCCGTTTCTAATTTTAATGTCCTTTATAGTATTAACGGCGGAGGCTACACTGCTCTGACTCCTGTTACCGGAGTATCCGCTTTCCAAACATTATCCTTTGTATTACCGGTATTAGCAGATAGCAGCAGAAATATCAAACTACGTTTTTATTCATATCGAAACGGAACAGGTACCTCCTTTCGTATTGATAATTTAATGATCCGTGCCGGAGCTGTATTATCGTCAAAAACATTAATTAACATGAGGGTAGTTGGGGATGGTTTGAAATCGTTTCCACCAACAGCAACCAACATCTTCATTCCTTCTGTTTCTGACTTAGAGATAAAAAACTCCGGAACAATTGCAACTATGGCGGGTCAATTTCGGGTTGCAGGTCAATTGGCACTTACAGAAGGGACATTTCGTGTGGTGGGTACGGATACCCTCGTTTTTCATACCGGGAATAATCCAATTTCAAGAGTTAATGGTTTGCTCGATTTATCAAATGCTTCAACGCTGAGGTTTGGATTCACGGGAGCATTAGCTGGAAATTTATTTTCGGTACCTGATGATCTATTCTTTTCGAATACTATCGGTAAGCTAAGAATTCAACGAACGAATGCAATTTCTTTAGGTAATCAGAGTATCTCTGTTTCGGATAGTTTAATTTTTACAAGTGGAATTTTGATTACTTCATCCAGTGGGTTTATTCGTCATTTAAATGTCGCTTCAGGTTCAATCACAGGTGCGAGTGCAACTTCACATGTTCGTGGGCCATTATCAAGAATTCTTTCTGCCTCGATTTCTGTAGATGGTACGGATGTATTTTTTCCGGTTGGAGATGGGGCTGGAAACTATCGCCCTACTACTTTTCTAAATATTCGTACTGGGGGAATATCTCCCGAAATTCAAGTCAGGATAAACTCCTCAGGTGCGACAACGACAAATCCACTAAACCTTACATCCATTAGAAGTAGAAATTGGTTTGTTCGAAATATTACTGGAGATTTTACGAGTGCCACATTAAGAATCGATAATGAATCACCGGCAATTACAAATGGAACGCATTTGATTGGTCGCTCGGATGCTCAATCAGGTGACTATAATTCAATTGGGGGGACAGTCGTTGGAAGTCAAATTACTTCTAACCCACAAGAACTCACCCTCATTTCAGGTTCACGTTATTTTGCGATTGGCTTTTTTACCTCTGCCCCAACCGTTTCAGCTTCATCAGTTGGATTTAGTTTTGTCACCACAAGTTCGATGATTTTAACTTGGACGAATGGAAATGGGTCGAGAAGAATTGTCGTGGCAAAAGCACTCTCTGCTGTTGATTTTGTTCCTTCTGATCTTACTGATTATTCCGGCGGTGTGAATACAAATTTTACGACCTCGACAGATGTCGGCAATGGTAATAAAATTGTGTTTGATGGAACTGGAAATACAGTTTCATTAAGTGGTCTTACAACTAATACCATTTATCACTTTCGAGTGTATGAATATAATGGAGGAATGCCCTCACTCTCATCGGTGTTTTTAACAGGTTCATTTGCTTTGGCTTCGCAAAGTACATCTCCATCTGAACCTTTGGTTACGGTATCGAATATTACTTTCTCAAATATTTCAACATCGTCATTTACTGTTAATTGGACTGTCCCAACTTCAAATGCTGGCGAAAGAAGGTTAGTGACAATACGAGCATTTAGTGATCCACAAGATTCTCCGACGGATGGGATAACCTATACAACTAATCCTGTATTTGGCTTAGGTCAAAATTTGGGATCCAACAATTATGCTGTTTATGATGGAACTGGAACAAGTGTGACGATTACGGGTTTGAGTGCTGCAACACGCTATGCAATTTCAATTTTTGAATATAATGGCAGTGGCGCGGCTCTTAATTACAATACGAATGGAGCTTTAGTGAATCGATTTACAATATTTGCCTCAGAACCGACTACGCATATTGTAGGTCTCAATGTTGGAACTGTTACAAAAAACAGCGTTCAATTGAATTGGTCAACGACTGTTCCTTCTGCAAGTGGATATGTTGTGGTTTATAGCCCAATCTCTGTAACAGAAGATGCTCAAGACGGCTTTAACTACACAGATGGTCAAGTGGTGCTAGGAACCAACCGAGCAACGCTTGCCGTGACACCAAACAGCGCAACCTCAATAACGGTAAATGGTCTTAACTCCGGAACTTCGTATGAATTTCGAGTATATCCCTTTCGCTTTGATGGATCTAATGGGGAAACGCGCAACTACTACACTGCAGCCGTTATACCAAGCATTACCCAATCGACAAACGCGGGCGACACCTATGTTTTTGAAGTTAATGGAGGAGATTGGACAACAGCAGCAAACTGGAATCCCGATGGGCTTCCCGGTGCAGGGGATATTGTTCAAATTCCGGGTGGTTTTACGGTGATAAATCTCCCTGCTTCTATCTCAATTGGGCGATTAGAAGTTTCGAGTGCGGGAACTGCAATTTTAAATAGTGGTGCAGGTAGTACCACGATTACACTCACCGGTAGTGGAACCGCGACGCCGAATGCCCTTTCAATTATTGCAGGGAGAACCTTAAGTCTGGCGTCTTCTGAAGATTTGACCATTGTTCTTAGTGCCGGTGCTACGGGTTTAATTGCAGGGACATTTTCAAATCCCACAACTCCATCAAATGTGAACCGCTTGATCGTTACTGATTCTGCAGGGCTGATTGTGACTGGAACTGTCAACAACAACTTTAATAACAATGGTTTGTTTATCGGTTCTGCTTTGAATAGTGTCGTGTTTCAGAATAATTCGATTTATTCAGCCAATAACGCCAATAGCATTCGTGTTTTTGGGGCAGCAGCTCCGAATTCAATTCCAATTTTTAATACTGGTTCGATTTACCGTATTACAGCAAATGCACGCATTGATACTGTTATTCAAAATCGGCGTTTAAGACGAGTGGAATTAACATCGGCAACGTTTAATCAAACTTCAACTTCTAGTGGTTTTTTTGAATGTGATTCTCTTGCGATAACTGCAATAACAACTCAAACTCCTGCGTTTAATTTCACAGGGGGGTTACGAATCAATAATGAATTAAGTTATACATCCTCAACTGGTTCTATAAACTTTAATGATGGCACGATAAATGTTGGAGCAGGTTCACCGTTCAAGATTCGTAGCACAGCAGGAAATCTTAATTTTGGTGGAACAAGTAATTTTGTGGTCAACAATACAGGAGGAATACAACTCTTGAATAATGCTTCGCCATCCTTTAATTCTACCTTGACACTTACCAACGGCAATATTATTTCCTCTTTAACAGCGATTCCAACCATAGGCAGTTCTGCAACTGTAAATGGTGGTTCTGCAGTAAGTTATATTGAAGGTCCGCTTCGAAGGGTATTAGCAACCACGACACCCACGGTATTTCCAATAGGAAAAGGTGGGGTTTACAACCCACTTACTGTTGTGCCTCAAAATGCTACATCGGTAACTTATACTGCTGAGTACTTCAACGCACCGTTTTCGGATGTGACAAGTGTGACCGCACCGCTCAATAATGTCAGTATCCTTAATTATTACAACTTGACTCGTGCTGTAAGTTTAATCGATGCCCAAGTTGTTCTCTCTTGGGATGGAACAAGCGGCGTATCCGATTTGGTGGACTTACGCGTAGCACGATGGAATGGTTCGTCTTGGGTTGATGCAGGCGTGGCGTCAACAACAGGGAATGCTTCTGCAGGAACGATTCGCTCCGGGGTAATTTCTATTTTCCCATCGAATATTACACTTGGTTCAACTTCTACCGATAACCCATTGCCGGTTGAATTGGCCACTTTTACGCATAAAGTGACCCGTGGCGGTGTTGAGCTCAAATGGGAGACGATTTCAGAAGCGAATAATGCCGGATTTACCATTCAACGCCGAGGTGTTGGGGTTGAAGAGTGGTCATCTTTAGGATTTGTAAGAGGAAATGGAACAACCTCTGAACGAAAGAGTTACACCTTTACCGACAAAGAAGCGAAAGGAAAATACGAATACCGTTTAGCGCAAGTGGATTTTGATGGAACCCTTAATTTTTCTTCGGTGATAGAAGTGAATGCCACCTTGCCGAGAGAATTTGCATTAGGTCAAAATTATCCGAATCCATTTAATCCATCCACGACCATTCGTTATGATGTGGCTGAATTTTCGGATATTTCACTACGCGTTTACGATATTCTTGGTAGAGAGGTAGCGACCTTAATTAATCAAGCTCAAGATGCCGGGACATATCAAGTTCCATTTCAAGCTGGGAATTTGGGTTTAAGCAGCGGAGTCTATTTTTATAGAATTACGGCGAAATCATCAAGTTCAACATTTGTTCAAACCAAGAAGATGATGCTTTTGAAGTAAAATGAAATTTGAAAAAAATGTGAAAAGGGGCACTCGCCCCTTTTTGATTTTCAAACCTTTAGAAAGACTGTTGAGTTATCTAAAAACAATTTAAAGAGAATATGCCCAAATATCGCGCATCGATTGATATTCAATCAACACCAGAAAAAGTATTTCATTTTCATGATGATACTTCAAATTTACTTCGAATAACGCCTCCAGACACAAGAGTTGAGTTGGTTTCAGCAACTCCGGCCGGAAAAGGTCAACGCGTCAAGCTTTCGGTAACTCAATTTGGATTTTTGAAGAACACGTGGGAGGTTGAGATTACAACTTATGAACCGCCGAGGAAGATGATTGATGAGCAACTTCACGGTCCATTTCACAAATGGGTACAAACAAGAACGGTTATGGATTTGGGGAATGGGTTAACCCGTTTAACAGATGAGGTTGAATATGAATTACCGATGCATGCAATTGGAGATTTTTTTGCAGGTCGTTTTGTTGCCGCTGAAATTTCAAAAATGTTTGAATATCGGCAGCGTAAAACAAAAGAAATTTTAGAAAATTAATTGGGGGATAAAAGGTTCCCAGTAAAACCTTTTTTCTTTGAACTCCACTTAGCTTCGCGTATCTTAGAAACAGAAAAATGAATGTTTTGAATCTATATACCGGAGGTAACTATGAGTGCTCTCAATATGGCAGAGTCGGTTTCTGTCACACCCCAAATTGATCCTTCCATTTTAAGCGGGGTTTCCCAAAAAAATAATTTTAAGAAAAAGAAGTGGCTTTTGGTTCAGCCCAAAAGTAAAACGAACCTTATGGTTGATTCGGGAAAGGTAAGTATCCCGCTCAATTTGATGATGGTTGGCACGCTTGTCAAACAAGATTTCGACGTTGATTTTATCGATGAACGAACGGGAGACAAGGTTCCAGAAGATCTTTCTGGATATGATGTTGTGGCGATTACCGCAAGAACACTTAATGTGAGTAATGCTTACGATATCGCTGATAAGGCGAAGTCTCAAGGCAAACGGGTCATTATGGGAGGTACTCACCCAACTATGATGTTTCAAGAGGCGAAAGATCATTGCGATTCTGTGGTGTTCGGCGAAATTGAATCCGTTTGGGATGAGCTTAAAAGCGATGTTGAAAATGATGCGATGAAGCCACAATACAAGGCTGGGGCATTCAAATCGATGACCGAAATGGGGATGCCCGATTTTAACATTGTTTTAAACTCCAAGCATGCAAAAAATTACAGTTTCAGAATACCATTACTTGCAACAAAAGGATGCCCTGTCGGATGTAATTTTTGCACAACACCAACGATTTACGGAAAGTCTTTTCGAACACGAGATTCTCAACGAGTTGTTGATGAAATAAACTTCCATCAATCCCGATTAGGAAAAAAAGATATTCATATCTCATTTATGGATGACAACATCAGTTTTAAGCCTGCATTTATGGATGAGCTGATGAATTCGATAGCGCCAACGGGAGCAAAGTGGAATGCAAATATTTCAATGAATTTTTTGGAAAGCCCATCGGTGCCAAAAGCCGCGAAAGAAGCGGGATGTGAGTTGTTAAACATCGGGTTTGAATCAGTAACTCCTGAAACGATCAAGTATGTTCATAAAGGCTCGAATCGGGTTGGGCGATATGATGAAGTGGTTGACAATGTTCACAAAAATGGAATTGGGATTCAAGGGTATTTTATATTTGGCTTCGATACAGATACAAAAAATAGTTTTCAAGGGACTTACGATTTCATCATGCGAAATCGTATTGAGTTTCCTGTTTTCACGATCGCCACGCCATTTCCGGGAACGCCTTGGTTTGATGAAATAAAACCGCGGATTCGTCATTTTGATTGGGACAAATACGATACTTTTCATTATATGTATAAACCTGAAAAACTCGGTGAAATGGAATTTCTTGAAAATTTTATCAAGGTCCAGCGTGAAGTTTATTCTTGGAAATCAATTTGGTATCGGATGCAAGGGAAGCCTATGAATTGGCTTTGGGCTGTAAATATTGCGATGCACTATTTTACAAGAAGGCTTAAGCCTGAAATGCTGATGTAATTTTATCCCTTACTTTGAAGCATCTGCAAAGCGGCGTGTTCACCCGAAACCCAACCGGTTGAATATGCCGCTTGCAAATTAAAACCTCCAACTTCTCCAGCCACATCAAGGACTTCTCCGGCAAAATATAAATTTTGAATAAGCCTAGATTGCATTGTTTTAGGATTTACATCTTTGAGCGAGACGCCACCCGCAGAAACCTCACCCTTTTCAATTGGAACCTCAAGAACACGACCTAATTTGAAAGATTTAAGTATTGAGGCAATACTTTTTCGTTTTTCTTTTTGAAGTGAATTCCATTTTTGATCAAGTTGGTTTTCAGATTGAAGAAAAAAATCTTCAACCAATGCGTTTGGAATAAGCGTACCAATTAACGTTTTTACGAGTTGCGTGCTATTTCGCTGGCCGTATTCAATTAATGAAAGTTGTAGATCTTGTTCATTTTTTTCGGGTAAGAAATCCACACACATTTCAATTGGAAAAGGGTTAGAATTTTTTTCAGTATGGTTGGCTGTAATATTTTCGGCAACATGTCGAGAAATCGAAAGACATGCTGGTCCAGAAATTCCTATATGTGTGATAAGGACATCGCCACGTATCTTTGGAATTTCATTAGAAGAGTTCCTTGCAAATAGAGTTACATCGCGCAAAGAAACGCCAACCCAATCCTTTTTTGGTTTTTCATGAAAGTAGATGGGTGCAAGAGCGGCAAGGGGGTTTTCGATTTTATGCCCCATTTTTTTGGCGAATTTGATTCCATCGCCGGTGGTTCCCGTTTTTGAGTATGAAACCCCACCTGTTGAAATGATAACTGAGTCGGAGAAAACCTCTTTGACAAACGCTTTGATTTCAACGATCAATGAAAACCCCTGCTCTTTTGGTTTTAAATCTAATACCCGTGAAAAAGTCAGTACCTCAATCTCATTTTCTTGAAGCAAGGTCTCAAAAACTTCTAAAACATCTTCGGCCCGACCCGAAACGGGAAATACTCGACCGTTATCGCGTGTATAGGTTTCTACATGTCGTTCATGAAGCCAATTCAAGACTTGTGTATTGGACAAATGGAAAAATGAAGGTTTAAGAAAATTCTTTTCATTACTTAACTGAAACCCTTCTCGAAGAACAGCCATCATGTCGCCTTCGTGGGTAATGTTGCATTTGCCCCCTCCAGAAATCCTAATCTTTATCCCTAATCGAGGATTTCGTTCGTAAATCGTTATACGAAGATTTGAGTTTGGAAATTTTTCTTTTTGGATTTGGCGAGCTCGAATTGCAGCGCACATTCCGGCGGCCCCGCCACCGATTATCGAAAGAGTTGGCATTTCGAGGTTAAAAATTTGGAAGGTAATTGCCGTCGGGGTAAAACTCTTTAATAACTTTTAATGCTTCTTCAGGCGAATCCACAACGGAGACAAAGTCAAAATCATTAACACCCACATAACTCTTTTCTTCGATGAGAACCTTCTTAATCCAATGGATTAAGCCGCTCCAAAAGGTTTTTCCTACAAGAATAACAGGAAACATTGTAATCTTTTGGGTTTGAATTAAAGTTAAGGCCTCTGTTAGCTCATCAAGAGTACCGTATCCACCCGGCATTACAATTAAGGCTTGGGAATACTTCATAAACATTGCTTTCCGTGCGAAGAAGTATTTGAAAGTGATGGATTTATCAGGATCAACATAAGGGTTTGATTTTTGTTCAAAAGGGAGCTTGATATTCAGCCCAACTGAAGCCCCATTGGATTCATGTGCCCCACGATTGCCGGCCTCCATTATTCCCGGCCCACCACCCGTGATAACAGCAAATCCTTCTTTCACAAGAAGTTTAGCTAAGTGAACGGTGAGTTTATAAAAAGGATCTGTCTCTTTAATTCTTGCTGAGCCAAAAATTGTGACGGCTGGGCCAACTTCTGAAAGCTTATCAAACCCTGTTACAAATTCAGACATAATTCGAAACGTGCGCCAACCATCATGACTCATCTCTCCCCATTCCTTTAAGGCAGAAGGAGAAAGATGAATTTTATTTTGAGTTTTATTTAAGGGTGAGACTGATAACCCGGAAGCATTTGTTCGGCGAACAACCTTAGATCCAACGCGTGAAAACTTCACATCTAAATTTTTTTTTCCTTTAGAAGGGGTTGCTTTTTTTGAAGAAGCTTTTAATGATGAAGGTTTCTTATTTGATTTTTCTTGTGGCATAATTAGTCAAAACGAATAAGATGTTTTCTAACCATATTCAGTGCAGTGTTAGAAAAAAGTTCTTTATTTCGGATTCGATCCGTAGAGAAAGTAAATTTTTGAGCATAGCACTCGTCTCCTAATTTGTTAGATGTTGCAAGTCCAATCCAAACTGTGCCAACGGGCTTTTGTTCGTTTCCTCCTCCGGGACCGGCGATTCCTGTAATGCTGACCGCAAGATCAACATCAGCACGCTCGAGGCAACCCTTTGCCATTTCTTTCGCAACTTCTTCGCTGACCGCGCCAAATTGATCGAGTGTTTCTTGCCTTACTCCCAGTGCCTGTTTTTTTGAGAAGTTATTGTAAACGATATATGACTCCACAAAATACCGTGATGCCCCACCAATATTGGTGATTTTATGAGAGAGCAAACCTCCGGTGCAGCTTTCAGCTGCTGCAAATCGAATATTTTTTTCAACCAATAAATTGCATACGATTTCCTCCAAGGTTCTATCGTCACTTGAAACCAAGAAAGAGCTTATTCTTTGCGTAATGTGAGAGACAATTCGACTGTTCTCATTTTCAACTTCAATAAGATCTTTTCCTTTTGAACTAATTCTCAATTTTACTCCTGCAAGTTGAGGCAAGTAGGCAAGGGTTGAAATCTTTCCAAGAAAAAGGGATTCAT
Protein-coding regions in this window:
- a CDS encoding radical SAM protein, which gives rise to MSALNMAESVSVTPQIDPSILSGVSQKNNFKKKKWLLVQPKSKTNLMVDSGKVSIPLNLMMVGTLVKQDFDVDFIDERTGDKVPEDLSGYDVVAITARTLNVSNAYDIADKAKSQGKRVIMGGTHPTMMFQEAKDHCDSVVFGEIESVWDELKSDVENDAMKPQYKAGAFKSMTEMGMPDFNIVLNSKHAKNYSFRIPLLATKGCPVGCNFCTTPTIYGKSFRTRDSQRVVDEINFHQSRLGKKDIHISFMDDNISFKPAFMDELMNSIAPTGAKWNANISMNFLESPSVPKAAKEAGCELLNIGFESVTPETIKYVHKGSNRVGRYDEVVDNVHKNGIGIQGYFIFGFDTDTKNSFQGTYDFIMRNRIEFPVFTIATPFPGTPWFDEIKPRIRHFDWDKYDTFHYMYKPEKLGEMEFLENFIKVQREVYSWKSIWYRMQGKPMNWLWAVNIAMHYFTRRLKPEMLM
- a CDS encoding competence/damage-inducible protein A is translated as MIAEIVTIGDELLIGQVVNTNASFIAKELGRIGIDTRRIITIGDSFQDIHSALADALSRADVVIITGGLGPTHDDITKKAVADFLDLGIEFNEEAFENCKRIFKHRGIAMPEMNRSQGEVIEGSLVFQNSRGTAPGMLLSNLKAFPNRYIVIMPGVPAEMETMTVSSLIPYLKERSDTFIKHTTLLTSGIGESPLAEMIGDESLFLGKISTLAYLPQLAGVKLRISSKGKDLIEVENENSRIVSHITQRISSFLVSSDDRTLEEIVCNLLVEKNIRFAAAESCTGGLLSHKITNIGGASRYFVESYIVYNNFSKKQALGVRQETLDQFGAVSEEVAKEMAKGCLERADVDLAVSITGIAGPGGGNEQKPVGTVWIGLATSNKLGDECYAQKFTFSTDRIRNKELFSNTALNMVRKHLIRFD
- a CDS encoding TIGR00730 family Rossman fold protein, which produces MPQEKSNKKPSSLKASSKKATPSKGKKNLDVKFSRVGSKVVRRTNASGLSVSPLNKTQNKIHLSPSALKEWGEMSHDGWRTFRIMSEFVTGFDKLSEVGPAVTIFGSARIKETDPFYKLTVHLAKLLVKEGFAVITGGGPGIMEAGNRGAHESNGASVGLNIKLPFEQKSNPYVDPDKSITFKYFFARKAMFMKYSQALIVMPGGYGTLDELTEALTLIQTQKITMFPVILVGKTFWSGLIHWIKKVLIEEKSYVGVNDFDFVSVVDSPEEALKVIKEFYPDGNYLPNF
- a CDS encoding fibronectin type III domain-containing protein translates to MKLFYKLLLLALAFNFLSKSLIAQSDPIGTARPLPILYYDFEVNSSRNATSPIENSIEAGINQTGGIILSPTGFGLTRNTGAGNTTLHSGFTGGGQGNALQGAVVNSVTDPGTGVTQYFQLDSVDARGFSGISIQFDAFATAVSNFNVLYSINGGGYTALTPVTGVSAFQTLSFVLPVLADSSRNIKLRFYSYRNGTGTSFRIDNLMIRAGAVLSSKTLINMRVVGDGLKSFPPTATNIFIPSVSDLEIKNSGTIATMAGQFRVAGQLALTEGTFRVVGTDTLVFHTGNNPISRVNGLLDLSNASTLRFGFTGALAGNLFSVPDDLFFSNTIGKLRIQRTNAISLGNQSISVSDSLIFTSGILITSSSGFIRHLNVASGSITGASATSHVRGPLSRILSASISVDGTDVFFPVGDGAGNYRPTTFLNIRTGGISPEIQVRINSSGATTTNPLNLTSIRSRNWFVRNITGDFTSATLRIDNESPAITNGTHLIGRSDAQSGDYNSIGGTVVGSQITSNPQELTLISGSRYFAIGFFTSAPTVSASSVGFSFVTTSSMILTWTNGNGSRRIVVAKALSAVDFVPSDLTDYSGGVNTNFTTSTDVGNGNKIVFDGTGNTVSLSGLTTNTIYHFRVYEYNGGMPSLSSVFLTGSFALASQSTSPSEPLVTVSNITFSNISTSSFTVNWTVPTSNAGERRLVTIRAFSDPQDSPTDGITYTTNPVFGLGQNLGSNNYAVYDGTGTSVTITGLSAATRYAISIFEYNGSGAALNYNTNGALVNRFTIFASEPTTHIVGLNVGTVTKNSVQLNWSTTVPSASGYVVVYSPISVTEDAQDGFNYTDGQVVLGTNRATLAVTPNSATSITVNGLNSGTSYEFRVYPFRFDGSNGETRNYYTAAVIPSITQSTNAGDTYVFEVNGGDWTTAANWNPDGLPGAGDIVQIPGGFTVINLPASISIGRLEVSSAGTAILNSGAGSTTITLTGSGTATPNALSIIAGRTLSLASSEDLTIVLSAGATGLIAGTFSNPTTPSNVNRLIVTDSAGLIVTGTVNNNFNNNGLFIGSALNSVVFQNNSIYSANNANSIRVFGAAAPNSIPIFNTGSIYRITANARIDTVIQNRRLRRVELTSATFNQTSTSSGFFECDSLAITAITTQTPAFNFTGGLRINNELSYTSSTGSINFNDGTINVGAGSPFKIRSTAGNLNFGGTSNFVVNNTGGIQLLNNASPSFNSTLTLTNGNIISSLTAIPTIGSSATVNGGSAVSYIEGPLRRVLATTTPTVFPIGKGGVYNPLTVVPQNATSVTYTAEYFNAPFSDVTSVTAPLNNVSILNYYNLTRAVSLIDAQVVLSWDGTSGVSDLVDLRVARWNGSSWVDAGVASTTGNASAGTIRSGVISIFPSNITLGSTSTDNPLPVELATFTHKVTRGGVELKWETISEANNAGFTIQRRGVGVEEWSSLGFVRGNGTTSERKSYTFTDKEAKGKYEYRLAQVDFDGTLNFSSVIEVNATLPREFALGQNYPNPFNPSTTIRYDVAEFSDISLRVYDILGREVATLINQAQDAGTYQVPFQAGNLGLSSGVYFYRITAKSSSSTFVQTKKMMLLK
- a CDS encoding aminoacetone oxidase family FAD-binding enzyme, which gives rise to MPTLSIIGGGAAGMCAAIRARQIQKEKFPNSNLRITIYERNPRLGIKIRISGGGKCNITHEGDMMAVLREGFQLSNEKNFLKPSFFHLSNTQVLNWLHERHVETYTRDNGRVFPVSGRAEDVLEVFETLLQENEIEVLTFSRVLDLKPKEQGFSLIVEIKAFVKEVFSDSVIISTGGVSYSKTGTTGDGIKFAKKMGHKIENPLAALAPIYFHEKPKKDWVGVSLRDVTLFARNSSNEIPKIRGDVLITHIGISGPACLSISRHVAENITANHTEKNSNPFPIEMCVDFLPEKNEQDLQLSLIEYGQRNSTQLVKTLIGTLIPNALVEDFFLQSENQLDQKWNSLQKEKRKSIASILKSFKLGRVLEVPIEKGEVSAGGVSLKDVNPKTMQSRLIQNLYFAGEVLDVAGEVGGFNLQAAYSTGWVSGEHAALQMLQSKG
- a CDS encoding SRPBCC family protein, which translates into the protein MPKYRASIDIQSTPEKVFHFHDDTSNLLRITPPDTRVELVSATPAGKGQRVKLSVTQFGFLKNTWEVEITTYEPPRKMIDEQLHGPFHKWVQTRTVMDLGNGLTRLTDEVEYELPMHAIGDFFAGRFVAAEISKMFEYRQRKTKEILEN